A genomic stretch from Bifidobacterium sp. ESL0769 includes:
- a CDS encoding sugar phosphate nucleotidyltransferase yields MPDVSTSRKGFEDFYAIIPAGGTGSRLWPLSRGARPKFLYDLMGSGRTLIQSTFDRLARLAGPERIVVSTGWRHVAAVEAQLPELKESSIFAEPVPRDSTAAIALATAILARRHGKHIVVGSFAADHVIRGKDSFADAVRQAVAAARAGYVTTIGIAASRPSTAFGYIHQGRSLGNEIPGAPSACLVERFVEKPDSATAQAYLSTGEYRWNAGMFVMRADVLLNHLREHKPEMYDAISHIADAYMSVDQDEGADTAGNAEIAAAQYVGQETLDGTADASADKGTKADADDDSETDNDAIDEAMATYWPGIEKIAFDYAVAEPLSVAGGVAMVPGDFGWDDIGDFNSVAALLPSTGARNIKILGDSDKVVSVDSAGDVVMPLSDRTVALLGVNDMVVADTPDALLIAPRARSQEVKDLVAYLDREGRDDIL; encoded by the coding sequence ATGCCGGACGTATCGACGTCACGCAAAGGTTTCGAGGATTTTTACGCCATCATCCCAGCTGGGGGCACTGGTTCGAGGCTCTGGCCGTTGAGCCGGGGAGCTAGACCGAAATTCCTCTACGATTTGATGGGCAGCGGTCGGACGCTGATTCAGTCGACGTTTGACCGGTTGGCGAGGCTAGCCGGGCCGGAACGCATCGTCGTAAGTACCGGCTGGCGGCACGTCGCGGCGGTTGAGGCGCAACTGCCGGAACTCAAGGAATCCAGCATTTTCGCAGAACCCGTTCCGCGGGATTCGACGGCGGCCATTGCGCTGGCAACAGCCATTTTGGCGCGACGTCACGGTAAACATATCGTCGTAGGGTCGTTTGCAGCTGACCATGTTATCCGTGGCAAGGATTCGTTCGCCGATGCGGTCCGTCAGGCGGTGGCGGCGGCGCGCGCCGGATACGTCACAACCATCGGCATTGCAGCTTCGCGGCCGTCCACGGCTTTTGGCTACATCCATCAAGGCCGGTCGTTGGGCAACGAAATCCCGGGGGCACCCAGCGCGTGTTTGGTGGAACGTTTCGTGGAAAAGCCCGATTCGGCGACGGCTCAGGCCTACCTTTCTACCGGCGAATATCGTTGGAACGCTGGCATGTTCGTGATGCGTGCGGACGTTTTGCTCAATCATCTGCGCGAACACAAGCCGGAAATGTATGATGCCATATCGCATATCGCTGATGCGTATATGAGTGTGGATCAAGACGAAGGTGCCGACACTGCTGGAAACGCCGAAATCGCGGCGGCGCAGTACGTCGGTCAGGAGACTTTGGACGGCACTGCGGATGCCAGCGCCGATAAGGGAACCAAGGCCGATGCCGACGATGATTCTGAGACTGACAACGACGCAATCGATGAGGCGATGGCGACCTACTGGCCGGGCATCGAGAAGATTGCGTTCGATTACGCGGTGGCCGAACCGCTGAGCGTGGCCGGCGGTGTGGCGATGGTTCCCGGCGATTTCGGCTGGGACGATATCGGCGACTTCAACTCTGTGGCGGCGCTCCTGCCCAGCACCGGCGCTCGCAATATCAAGATTTTGGGTGATAGCGACAAGGTAGTGAGCGTCGACAGCGCTGGCGACGTGGTGATGCCGCTTTCTGACCGTACCGTAGCCCTGCTTGGAGTCAACGATATGGTCGTCGCCGACACTCCCGACGCTCTGCTCATCGCCCCGCGCGCCCGCAGCCAAGAGGTCAAGGATCTGGTCGCTTACCTCGACCGCGAAGGCCGTGATGACATCCTCTAG
- a CDS encoding LysR family transcriptional regulator — protein sequence MNLNDLEIFEAIIETGSLNKAAKALGYAQSNISARLKSLEHEFHTTLVERSAKGVEPTKIGKRLYRASLRITAELDDVKREAAGAPGDLLITETLLHYMMTNMPSFHPESYGTIVVRRQSEIVPEARRHQYKSVVAFVDLDELDNYRLMSTNVLEAAYLASEDMVEGIPVGRVPLLINHDKECAFRKRSLRDHMATRNSRRLMEVDSLETIVTMVEQGKGIALLPSYLTTQRKLRKISAEPIRLPYRVYSEVE from the coding sequence ATGAATCTCAACGATTTGGAGATTTTCGAGGCCATTATCGAAACCGGTTCGCTCAACAAGGCCGCAAAGGCACTCGGCTATGCGCAATCGAATATTAGTGCACGGCTCAAGTCGCTTGAGCATGAGTTCCATACGACGTTGGTGGAGCGCAGCGCGAAAGGTGTGGAGCCCACGAAGATCGGCAAGCGACTTTATCGCGCATCGCTGCGCATCACCGCCGAGCTTGATGACGTGAAACGCGAGGCGGCCGGAGCTCCGGGTGATTTGCTGATTACCGAAACCTTGCTGCACTATATGATGACTAACATGCCGTCGTTTCATCCTGAAAGCTACGGCACCATCGTCGTCCGCCGTCAAAGCGAAATCGTTCCTGAAGCGCGACGGCACCAGTATAAGTCGGTGGTGGCCTTCGTAGACTTAGACGAACTGGATAATTACCGGTTGATGAGTACCAATGTGCTGGAAGCTGCTTACCTCGCATCCGAGGACATGGTCGAAGGTATTCCGGTTGGCCGTGTGCCGCTTCTGATCAATCACGACAAGGAATGTGCCTTCCGCAAACGTTCGTTGCGCGACCATATGGCTACGCGCAATTCGCGCCGTCTGATGGAGGTCGATTCGCTTGAGACCATCGTCACCATGGTTGAGCAGGGCAAGGGCATCGCGCTGCTGCCGTCGTATCTCACCACGCAGCGCAAGTTGCGCAAAATCAGTGCGGAACCGATCCGCCTGCCCTATCGCGTATACAGCGAAGTGGAGTGA